One window of the Pseudofrankia sp. DC12 genome contains the following:
- a CDS encoding glycosyltransferase, producing MAGFKVSVVMPTFRQPGVLLLTLQDLAAQDYPCDLWELVVLDDGSRDISALLAVAGFRDDVALTVRREANNSSYSHSALFNRLLSLSDEAASVIVHVEDARLPMDYISQHVKWHGGSELRLVTGPMCESACVTFDPAFCSRWELMRSGGESDAYICSFQAIFAKSMSYSKALALALNESGSHEVFDERMTGWGYHETEFAYRALRAGAECIYDVKCGVYHPAHDSYDEERYRAIMRPEVRKLGERQNIQYLCEKHNLARLPEWGYGIPVPSPELPALEG from the coding sequence GTGGCCGGGTTTAAGGTTTCAGTGGTTATGCCGACCTTTCGACAGCCGGGTGTTCTCCTGCTGACGCTCCAAGACCTGGCTGCACAAGATTATCCGTGTGACTTGTGGGAGCTCGTTGTCCTCGATGATGGAAGCCGCGACATCAGTGCCTTACTCGCCGTCGCAGGATTTCGTGATGATGTTGCGCTGACGGTCCGGAGGGAAGCCAACAATTCATCGTATTCGCATTCCGCGCTCTTTAACAGGCTCCTTTCGCTGAGCGACGAAGCGGCTTCGGTGATTGTTCACGTAGAAGATGCCCGATTGCCGATGGACTATATTTCGCAACACGTGAAGTGGCATGGCGGGTCCGAACTGAGACTTGTGACCGGCCCGATGTGTGAGAGCGCATGTGTGACGTTCGATCCGGCGTTCTGCTCGCGTTGGGAGCTTATGAGGTCGGGAGGTGAAAGTGACGCCTATATCTGCAGTTTTCAAGCGATTTTCGCGAAGTCGATGAGCTATTCAAAGGCTCTGGCGCTGGCGTTGAATGAGTCGGGGTCGCACGAGGTATTCGATGAAAGAATGACTGGTTGGGGTTACCACGAAACGGAGTTTGCATATCGTGCCCTGAGGGCGGGGGCGGAATGCATATACGACGTGAAGTGTGGTGTTTACCATCCTGCTCATGATTCCTACGATGAGGAGCGCTATCGCGCCATAATGCGGCCCGAAGTGCGCAAATTAGGAGAGCGGCAGAACATTCAATACCTGTGTGAGAAGCATAATCTGGCAAGGTTGCCAGAGTGGGGGTATGGTATCCCAGTGCCGTCGCCGGAACTGCCGGCCTTGGAAGGCTGA
- a CDS encoding alpha/beta hydrolase, which translates to MPAHETVTSFRTLDGLRLAATLTRPDTPAGRAVVLVHGGGVTREEGGFFTRLAAGLAEAGVASLRFDLRGHGESEGRQEELTLSSILNDIRVALTAVREATGMDHISLLGASFGGGICGYYAAKRPADVARLVLLNPQFNYKWRTIDSRPYWHDDHIDDEAARTLNEQGAITFTPTLKHGRPMLNEVFWLRPDEAIGEIAAPTLVVHGTKDTLVPIESSRAAMAKFTAEAQLVEVEGSQHGFAVHDDPQYLQPQSKEWQAFVIRTVVDWVTAGA; encoded by the coding sequence ATGCCCGCGCACGAGACGGTGACCTCGTTCCGCACGCTGGACGGCTTGCGCCTAGCGGCCACGCTGACCAGGCCGGACACGCCAGCCGGCCGGGCGGTGGTCCTGGTTCACGGCGGCGGCGTCACCCGCGAGGAGGGCGGATTCTTCACCCGGCTAGCCGCCGGGCTTGCCGAGGCCGGCGTGGCCTCGCTGCGCTTTGACCTCCGCGGCCACGGGGAGAGCGAGGGCCGGCAGGAGGAGCTGACGCTGTCGTCCATCCTCAACGACATCCGGGTCGCTCTGACCGCGGTGCGCGAGGCCACCGGCATGGACCACATAAGCCTGCTCGGCGCGAGCTTCGGCGGCGGCATCTGCGGCTACTACGCGGCCAAGCGGCCAGCGGACGTCGCACGGCTCGTGCTGCTCAACCCGCAGTTCAACTACAAGTGGCGCACGATTGACAGCCGTCCGTACTGGCACGACGACCACATAGACGACGAGGCCGCCCGGACGCTGAACGAGCAGGGGGCGATCACCTTCACGCCGACGCTCAAGCACGGGCGCCCGATGCTGAACGAGGTCTTCTGGCTGCGGCCGGACGAGGCCATCGGGGAGATCGCCGCCCCAACGCTGGTGGTACATGGCACCAAGGACACGCTGGTGCCCATTGAGTCGTCGCGCGCCGCGATGGCCAAGTTCACGGCCGAGGCCCAGCTCGTCGAGGTGGAGGGCTCGCAGCACGGCTTTGCCGTGCACGACGACCCGCAGTATCTCCAGCCGCAGAGCAAGGAGTGGCAGGCGTTCGTGATACGGACCGTCGTTGACTGGGTCACAGCCGGGGCGTAG